A stretch of DNA from Lotus japonicus ecotype B-129 chromosome 4, LjGifu_v1.2:
TGCAGCATCGTTACCAAAGTGGTTGAGGTGGGCCTTCTGGCTTTCTCCCATGACATATGGGGAAATAGGAATAACACTAAATGAATTTCTCGCCCCTCGCTGGGAGAAGGTATCATCTAACTTCTATGTTTATTATTACTAAATAAAGTATATGTACTTATCTAAGTTATTACTTTTTCAGATCCAAAATGGTAACAATGTTACCATAGGAAGGGAGGTTCTTAAGAGTCATGGTTTAGATTTTGATGGCAACTTCTTCTGGATATCAGTTGGAGCCCTACTTGGTTTCGCAGTAGTATTTGATATTGGATTTATCTTAGCATTAACTTACTTAAAAGGTAAATCCTGTCTAAGTTATTACAAGGAAACAAATGAACAATTATTTATTTTGCTCAATCCACTGATTTGATGGGAAATGCATTCAGAGCCTAAGCCATCTCGAGCTATAGTTTCAAAGAAGAAGCTCTCTCAGCTAAGGGGAGGAGACGAAAGCAATAATGTGGACCTAAAAAATAAGTCGGTTACAGTTGATATTAGCAAAACATCAAAGCAAACTCAAAGTGCAGGTGAATAAAGCTGTTTTAAGATAAATTACCTCAAAGCTGAATTCTTTCTTTCAAACAAATACTAATAACTTTCGGTATGTTTTATGTGGTTGATCATGAAGGAAAAATGGTCTTGCCGTTTGAGCCACTGACAATAGCATTTAAGGATGTCCAGTATTTTGTTGAAACTCCTCCGGTAATGAGCTTAACAGCAACATTGTCATGTATATTTAATCATGTATATTTTTTGTAAGTTTgtcaataaataaatttaacttTCTCCTTCTGAGCAGGAGATGAGAAAACATGGTTCCGATGAGAAAAGACTACAATTGCTCCGTGATGTCACAGGTGCCTTCAGGCCAGGAGTTCTTACTGCATTGATGGGAGTCAGTGGAGCAGGGAAAACAACTCTGATGGATGTCCTTTCAGGAAGAAAAACTGGTGGTACCATTGAAGGAGATATAAGAATTGGAGGATATCCCAAAGTGCAGAAGACATTTGCAAGagtttcaggttactgtgaacAGAATGACATACATTCTCCATATATAACAGTTGAAGAATCTGTCAGATTCTCTGCTTGGTTGCGTTTGCCAATGGAGGTTGATTCAGCCACAAAAGGCGTATGATATGACATCCTTATCTCTTGTACCATGGCTTGTTTTTCTCAGATAATAGATGCATTTTGTAACTTTCTCTGTATATCTGTTGATCAGAAATTTGTGGAAGAAGTCCTTGAAACAATTGAACTTGATGATATAAAAGATTCTTTAGTTGGCATCCCTGGCCTAAGTGGCTTATCTACCGAACAGCGCAAAAGGCTAACCATTGCAGTGGAGCTTGTTTCGAACCCATCAATAATATTCATGGATGAACCTACATCAGGTTTGGACGCCCGAGCAGCAGCGGTTGTTATACGTGCAGTGAAAAATGTCGTTGGGACGGGCAGGACCACAGTTTGCACCATCCACCAACCAAGCATTGACATATTTGAGACATTTGATGAGGTAGTCAAAAGTGCATTCTAATGGTATAAGTCCCTATATTAGTGTGTAGAATAATATTACTCCACTTCAGATAAGACTCTTCTAAAGTAATTTTGTCTCAAGTTAGCAAGTAAGGGTGTGCCACATTTGATTTGATGAAAGTGCATCATGGTTCATGATCTTAACCCACTAAAATTTAAGAGTAGATAAACATTTCCTTGCTCACTTTAGATACAAGAACTTCCATTTTTTTGTAATATCATAAGTGACCTCAGGATATTCTATCTGATCaacatttcatttttatttctaaGTAAAACATGAAAAACATTTTAAAACTAATTTTGCTGCCCATGTTCTCTATTTGTTTTAACTAAATATGCTGTTGGTCCATGTTGTATACCTCACAACCTCATGCCGTCATTTCCTCTTATATAAATATCAAGATAAGTGCTAAAATTCTGGAAAGCATGGCAGCATTTACAGTTATTTATTCTAGTGTTCTCTGAAGACTGAAGTGATTACTGACCTCAATgatggagaaattacttttaacTCGATCGAAGAATTATCAAatttaacaaatattttttagtCATAGATTTATATTTCAAATATTCATTAGGTGAATACTGAATACTATTATTAACTATTGGCAATGTAGATACTATAAAATGTTTTACTAACTAACAACCCTACACATATAAATCTGTGTAATTTGTATGCATGTCTTTGTGTAATTCGGTATATATcttgatttctttcttctttaattAGAAGAAGAATTCAACTTCCCTTCTTTGCTAATATAAAAGCATGCTATTATTTTCTGTCATTTATGCAGTTGATTCTAATGAAATCTGGAGGACAGATTATTTATAATGGAATGCTAGGCTATCATTCAAGCAGACTAATTGAATATTTCCAGGTATGCTGAAATCTGCAGAAAAGTATTTTAGATTCCATACAGATCCATGATCACCTTATTTTCAAATGTTATTTCCTTGCAATAGTCTTAAAGAAGTGAGTGACTGATAAAAAATAGACGCAAATAATTTAAGTTGTCCTTGTTCAAATTCGTATCTAAGTAATTTCACTGTCTGTCAGGGTATACCTGGAGTTCCAAAGATCAAGGACAATTACAATCCTGCAACCTGGATGATGGAAGCTACTTCTGCATCAGTagaagaagaacttcaagtagaTTTTGCAAAAATCTATAAAGAATCAAACCTTTACTGGTGAGCATCCAGTTGGCTGTCATTCATTTTCACAAAAAACATTTTTGTTTCACCTGCCTTAACTGGTTTCAGCTATAATGATAGTGATAATACATATGAAAGAAAACTTGTCTTGATCATACTATTTCTGTTTCTAGGGAAACCCTTGATTTGGTGAATCTTTTAAGTGAACCAGCGCCAAGTTCGACAGACTTGCACTTTTCAACTCCCTTCGCACAAAATAACTTGGGGCAGTTTATGGCATGCCTATGGAAGCAACACTTGTCCTATTGGAGAAGTCCAGAGTACAACTTAACACGTTTCATATTCATGGTTGTTGCAGCAGTAATATTTGGGGCCGTATTTTGGCAGAAAGGGAATGAAATGTAAGTTTGCACAAATCAAAACTCTTTCGTTTAGGCCTCGTTTGGAAGAGCCTCTTATTTTATATCATAAGCGTTTATGGAAGTATTTGAGAGAGATTATGCAAAGAACTTATGACCTATCTATAAGTTGATTTGAGCTTATTTTGATAAGCGTccagattagcttatgaataagcgcttattgcAATAAGCGTTTAATTGTTTTACCCAAACACACCCTTAATATGGAAAATAAATATGTATGTTAAAAGAATCTCCACAATTTTAAACTCCAGTCCATATAGCTGCAATCTTTTATCAAAATCCTTCCAGAGCTTTCCCCAAATGGACTCTTGTGGAAAAACATATCCAAGGTTCTTATACTTTTTAGAAGATCATTCAACAGACAGAAGCTGAAATCCATAACATAGTACTTAAAACACTTTCATTGTGATAACCACAGATAGATAAAAGTAAATGACTCCTCCAAGTTCAATGAATAATATGCCACTTGCGTTTTATGATGCAGGCATTTTGTAGTTTTGGCATGATTCTAGCGTAGTGTAAAATTTGAAGTTGTACAGATGAAAGTACTGACAAAACGTTTTTTCTTTGGTTAAAGAAACAATCAGCAGGATTTGTTCAATGTTTTTGGATCAATGTACATTGCTGTAATATTCTTGGGCATAAATTATTGTTCAACCATTCTACCTTATGTGGCAACTGAGCGCGCTGTCTTGTATCGAGAAAAATTTGCTGGAATGTATTCTTCCATGGCTTATTCATTTGCACAGGTTTGGATTTATTTCAAGCAAGTTCAAGTGGTATTTATTTGACAGGGAAACCAGTAACGtttataaaatctgtgatattCTTTTTCGGTGTAGGTGGCCATTGAAATACCATATATCTTAGTGCAAGCAATTTTATATGTGTCTATCACATATCCAATGATAGGTTTCTATTGGTCAGCTCCGAAATTCTTTTGGTACTTCTACACCACATTCTGCACATTTTTGTACTTTGTGTATCTAGGAATGCTGATAACATCGATAAGTGCAAATCTCGATCTAGCTTCTGTATTGTCAACTGCAGTCTACACCATATTCAATCTCTTTTCTGGATTTCTCATGCCAGGACCGGTAAGTGTTCTGGATGTCCAAAGTTTTCTTTCGAATTGTTTAGTATTTGTTGAGAATATGAATCAACATCTATTATTAGAGTTTTGTTATAATTGTAAAATTCCTCATGAGCATTGTTAGTAGCAGTAGTGGGAGTTATGAGCTGTTACATTTGTCATTTATTTTTCAGATTAATAGGTAACTTTTATCAATTGTCAGTTATGAATTTCTTGTAGTTAGGGGATCTTATTTTGAATGAAAGAGTGAGTTATCAGTTAGTCTTTCTCTATATCCACAGTCTTTATTGCACCATAATCATAGCTGCATCTGAATAGTACcaaattgtgttttttattaCCAACAATGTGTTGGTCCCGGTGGAAGAGATTCGGGTCTCGTAATTAAGTATGTGGTTCTGAATTAAATCCCTCGATCAATGTGTATGAAAAACAACACGGTTGGGAGGAGGGGTCCCCACATTGGTGCCCGACGGTCGACGGTACCCTGGGAGATTAAGATCTCATCTATCGGGTGGGAGGATACTCTGGGAAACCAAAAATATTGTGTGTTTGTTTGGAAGTGAATTTCCAG
This window harbors:
- the LOC130716205 gene encoding pleiotropic drug resistance protein 3-like isoform X2 → MCADILIGDALERGISGGQKKRLTTGEMIVGPIKALFMDEISTGLDSSTTFQIVTCLQQLAHLTDSTAVLSLLQPAPETFELFDDLILMAEGKIVYHGPCHQAIQFFRDCGFWCPERKGVADFLQEVISKKDQRQYWYRTDIPYTYVSVDEFAEIFKTSYWGRMLNAELSQPYNKSQSHEKSLSFSKYSLGKWDLFKACMKRELLLMNRNSFIYIFKTVQLTITAIITMTVFLRTQLTVDLIGANYLLGSLYYTLVRLMTNGVAELIMTITRLPVVYKQKAFYLYPAWAYCLPSCIIKIPFSVLDSIVWTSVTYYVIGYSPEITRFLRMFILLVTLHMSSTSMCRFLASVFKTDVAATTVGSLVLVLMFLFGGFILPRPSLPKWLRWAFWLSPMTYGEIGITLNEFLAPRWEKIQNGNNVTIGREVLKSHGLDFDGNFFWISVGALLGFAVVFDIGFILALTYLKEPKPSRAIVSKKKLSQLRGGDESNNVDLKNKSVTVDISKTSKQTQSAGKMVLPFEPLTIAFKDVQYFVETPPEMRKHGSDEKRLQLLRDVTGAFRPGVLTALMGVSGAGKTTLMDVLSGRKTGGTIEGDIRIGGYPKVQKTFARVSGYCEQNDIHSPYITVEESVRFSAWLRLPMEVDSATKGKFVEEVLETIELDDIKDSLVGIPGLSGLSTEQRKRLTIAVELVSNPSIIFMDEPTSGLDARAAAVVIRAVKNVVGTGRTTVCTIHQPSIDIFETFDELILMKSGGQIIYNGMLGYHSSRLIEYFQGIPGVPKIKDNYNPATWMMEATSASVEEELQVDFAKIYKESNLYWETLDLVNLLSEPAPSSTDLHFSTPFAQNNLGQFMACLWKQHLSYWRSPEYNLTRFIFMVVAAVIFGAVFWQKGNEINNQQDLFNVFGSMYIAVIFLGINYCSTILPYVATERAVLYREKFAGMYSSMAYSFAQVAIEIPYILVQAILYVSITYPMIGFYWSAPKFFWYFYTTFCTFLYFVYLGMLITSISANLDLASVLSTAVYTIFNLFSGFLMPGPKIPKWWVWCYWICPTAWSLNGLLTSQYGDLDKEILIFGEQKSVGSFLKDYYGFRHDRLSVVAVVLIAYPIIYASLFAYCIGKVNYQRR